In the Lysinibacillus sp. PLM2 genome, one interval contains:
- a CDS encoding aminopeptidase: MRTKVRELGITIGRLPVGEKNCITDVPGVRVGHVTLDDLLEKDNSYACTGVTAILPHGDNLFQQKVTAASYVINGFGKTTGLVQVNELGVIEAPIMLTNTFSVPAVSQGVLEYMLKSNPNIGITTGTINTVVGECNDSFLNSIRACMVTPQHAIEAIQNATENPVEEGAVGAGKGMMCFGFKGGIGTSSRIIDVKEHNLKFSVGCLVLTNFGNADEFKLENYRLKINQSNPISSPNDGSIIIVFATDAPLSSRQLERVIKRCGIGLGRTGSHFSHGSGDIVIGFTTANKIPHTAKDIIETRKQLRDDHPVMNDLFTSAAEVTEEAILNSLSQAKTTKGRNGHIVHEYRFI; encoded by the coding sequence GTCGGGCATGTCACATTGGATGATTTACTTGAAAAAGATAATTCATATGCTTGCACCGGGGTCACTGCCATTTTACCTCATGGTGATAATCTATTTCAGCAAAAGGTAACTGCTGCGAGTTATGTTATAAATGGATTTGGAAAAACAACAGGACTTGTACAAGTAAATGAATTAGGGGTTATTGAAGCACCAATAATGTTAACTAACACCTTTAGCGTTCCTGCCGTTTCACAGGGAGTATTGGAATATATGTTAAAGTCCAACCCTAACATTGGCATAACTACAGGGACGATTAATACTGTGGTAGGAGAGTGTAATGATAGCTTTTTAAATTCCATTCGAGCTTGTATGGTAACTCCTCAACATGCCATTGAAGCAATCCAAAATGCGACTGAAAATCCAGTAGAAGAAGGAGCTGTTGGAGCCGGAAAGGGAATGATGTGCTTTGGATTTAAAGGTGGGATCGGCACCTCGTCACGCATCATTGATGTTAAAGAACATAATTTAAAATTCTCTGTTGGTTGTTTGGTTCTAACTAATTTCGGGAATGCAGACGAATTTAAATTAGAAAACTATCGACTAAAAATAAATCAATCAAACCCAATTTCATCACCAAATGATGGATCGATTATTATTGTCTTTGCAACAGACGCACCTTTAAGTAGTCGACAGCTTGAGCGTGTAATTAAACGTTGCGGGATTGGCTTGGGGAGAACAGGTAGCCATTTTTCTCATGGAAGCGGTGATATTGTCATCGGCTTTACAACTGCTAATAAAATTCCCCACACTGCAAAGGACATCATTGAAACGCGAAAACAGCTACGTGATGACCATCCAGTTATGAATGACTTGTTTACTTCAGCTGCTGAAGTGACAGAAGAAGCCATTCTTAACTCACTTTCTCAAGCCAAGACAACGAAAGGTCGAAATGGTCATATTGTACATGAATATAGATTTATATAA